One Frankia alni ACN14a DNA window includes the following coding sequences:
- a CDS encoding FAD-binding oxidoreductase: MGARAADLLTRAASVVLRPELAARPAELADALVELRPQTLVVGANAVDAATLQRWAAAVRAGGPVPAGGPVPAGGPVPAGGPVPAGGPVHVGSPQSDADRELLLVRRGTSLAAVDTTAAARLRIEVRNTPEVNARHVARFVADRLFGPADGAAASPARDRPGVLGLLGAGNINGRVARDGAARGWRLVVHSPSLVAEPASVGAWARHHRLPADRVRVARTVEEVLEVADAVAVAVPLVHAGPWATVDLIDERVLKAFTGERIVSVSEPEVFAERALLDAYDRRDLAVVLDNAPRLLAAVRELLATRIDGDGGAPRPGFTLCSAAMRSAACDDDLDQAMFAVVGRADLDELTGADLFGPRSDPPGPGRDTDRRVDEDPAPDDPAAGGHGVVVVGGGIVGLTVALLLRLRGHRRIRVLDAAPADRADPDRQGTTFGGANARHLSATETLPPADAGRAGVLDRGPADGGWRLRDPASLSAAELAWSAAFDRGTDRPGLHATAQELVIALNRLGLRGWEHLFAVDGAGWLAGLRRDARLARIYLDAAELAAGERLQRTAGTDAVRLPGAALARDWPGLAASMPLPGGVREIAGAVEVDGYAVNIHDLATALAGRLTDLGVEVRAGVRVRELDSGGGAVRLRLDDGAVLPADRVVITAGGRDLDRLLGAAWPGAGAVAHLLGLSLTLPNPGLRRPAKIHAGDPLGVINISLSPDGTLIHVSGGFGYLGTAERQAAAAGIAGLRDVAERAIAGLFPALRRADGSLDVRDVRVCERPATPDGLPLVTALPGHAGRVLVAAGTNAGGAVQAPAVAGLVADLLDDVPRCAGLAMAVDRIGLPRLPGKTPCASE; the protein is encoded by the coding sequence GTGGGCGCCCGCGCGGCGGACCTGCTCACCCGGGCCGCCAGCGTGGTCCTTCGCCCGGAGCTGGCCGCCCGCCCGGCCGAACTCGCCGACGCGCTGGTCGAACTGCGCCCGCAGACCCTGGTCGTCGGCGCGAACGCGGTCGACGCCGCGACCCTGCAACGATGGGCCGCGGCGGTCCGCGCGGGCGGCCCGGTCCCTGCGGGCGGTCCGGTCCCTGCGGGCGGTCCGGTCCCTGCGGGCGGTCCGGTCCCTGCGGGCGGTCCGGTTCACGTGGGCTCGCCGCAGTCCGACGCCGACCGCGAGCTCCTGCTCGTCCGCCGCGGCACCTCGCTGGCCGCCGTCGACACCACCGCCGCCGCCCGGCTACGGATCGAGGTGCGCAACACCCCGGAGGTCAACGCCCGTCACGTCGCCCGGTTCGTGGCCGACCGGCTGTTCGGCCCCGCCGACGGCGCGGCGGCGTCGCCCGCGCGGGATCGGCCCGGCGTCCTCGGGCTACTCGGCGCCGGCAACATCAACGGACGGGTGGCCCGAGACGGCGCCGCGCGGGGCTGGCGCCTGGTCGTGCACTCCCCCTCCCTCGTCGCCGAGCCCGCGTCGGTGGGCGCCTGGGCGCGTCATCACCGGCTGCCCGCCGACCGGGTGCGCGTCGCCCGCACCGTGGAGGAGGTCCTCGAGGTCGCCGACGCGGTCGCCGTCGCCGTGCCGCTGGTCCACGCCGGGCCCTGGGCGACCGTCGACCTGATCGACGAGCGGGTGCTCAAGGCGTTCACGGGCGAACGGATCGTCTCGGTCAGCGAGCCCGAGGTGTTCGCCGAGCGCGCCCTGCTCGACGCCTACGACCGGCGTGATCTCGCCGTCGTCCTCGACAACGCCCCCCGGCTGCTCGCCGCGGTGCGGGAGCTGTTGGCCACGCGGATCGACGGCGACGGCGGCGCCCCGCGCCCCGGGTTCACCCTGTGCTCCGCGGCGATGCGCTCCGCCGCCTGCGACGACGATCTGGATCAGGCCATGTTCGCCGTGGTCGGCCGGGCGGACCTGGACGAGCTGACCGGCGCCGACCTGTTCGGACCGCGATCCGACCCTCCCGGCCCGGGCCGGGACACCGACCGCCGGGTCGACGAGGACCCGGCACCCGACGATCCCGCCGCGGGCGGCCACGGCGTGGTGGTCGTCGGCGGCGGGATCGTCGGACTCACCGTCGCGCTGCTGCTGCGGCTGCGGGGCCACCGCCGGATCCGGGTGCTCGACGCCGCGCCGGCGGATCGCGCGGATCCGGACCGGCAGGGCACGACGTTCGGCGGAGCCAACGCGCGGCACCTGTCGGCGACCGAGACCCTGCCGCCGGCGGATGCCGGCCGGGCCGGCGTCCTCGACCGCGGCCCGGCGGACGGCGGCTGGCGGCTGCGCGACCCCGCGTCCCTGAGCGCGGCCGAGCTCGCCTGGTCGGCGGCGTTCGACCGGGGCACCGACCGGCCGGGCCTGCACGCGACGGCCCAGGAGCTGGTGATCGCTCTCAACCGGCTGGGGCTGCGCGGATGGGAACACCTGTTCGCCGTCGACGGCGCGGGCTGGCTGGCCGGCCTGCGCCGGGACGCCCGGCTGGCCCGGATCTACCTCGACGCCGCCGAGCTCGCCGCGGGCGAACGGCTCCAGCGCACGGCCGGCACCGACGCCGTCCGCCTGCCCGGGGCGGCGCTGGCCCGGGACTGGCCGGGCCTGGCCGCCTCGATGCCGCTGCCGGGCGGCGTCCGAGAGATCGCGGGCGCGGTCGAGGTGGACGGCTACGCCGTCAACATCCACGATCTGGCGACGGCGCTGGCCGGCCGGCTCACCGACCTCGGCGTCGAGGTACGCGCCGGCGTGCGGGTACGGGAACTCGACTCCGGTGGCGGCGCGGTGCGGCTGCGTCTCGACGACGGCGCGGTGCTGCCGGCGGATCGCGTCGTGATCACCGCCGGGGGTCGCGACCTGGACCGGCTGCTCGGGGCCGCCTGGCCCGGGGCCGGCGCGGTGGCCCACCTGCTCGGCCTGTCGCTGACACTGCCGAACCCCGGGCTGCGCCGCCCGGCGAAGATCCACGCCGGCGACCCCCTCGGCGTGATCAACATTTCCCTGTCACCCGACGGCACGCTCATCCACGTCAGCGGCGGCTTCGGCTACCTGGGCACCGCCGAGCGCCAGGCCGCCGCGGCGGGGATCGCCGGGCTGCGGGACGTCGCCGAACGGGCCATCGCCGGCCTGTTTCCGGCGCTGCGGCGGGCCGACGGCAGCCTTGACGTACGCGACGTGCGCGTCTGCGAACGTCCGGCCACCCCCGACGGACTCCCCCTCGTCACCGCGCTACCGGGCCACGCCGGCCGGGTCCTGGTGGCCGCGGGGACGAACGCGGGCGGCGCGGTGCAGGCCCCGGCCGTCGCCGGCCTGGTCGCGGACCTGCTCGACGACGTTCCCCGCTGTGCGGGTCTCGCGATGGCGGTCGATCGGATCGGCCTCCCGCGCCTTCCGGGGAAAACGCCCTGCGCATCAGAGTAA
- a CDS encoding spheroidene monooxygenase translates to MRTAVPMNPANPAALLVTVDFWRVPRRRIGHALARVAADRSALRHVTGLTFAKLLGTGSASSLGLRGADPCQWAMVSVWETPSAARSFERSAQVRAWSVLAEERWRIDLHPLSSRGRWSRREPFGDFTAAAAPTATAAGTKVAVITRARVAPRHALTFRRAVPPVVADLARAEGLLFAAGIGEAPIGLKGTFSLWQDAASLRRFAYGRPAHSEVVRRTPEVGWYSEELFARFAVLGSRGTLGGRDPLLALLPDPTLTAR, encoded by the coding sequence ATGCGAACGGCGGTCCCGATGAATCCGGCCAACCCCGCCGCCCTGCTGGTGACCGTCGACTTCTGGCGGGTCCCCCGCCGCCGGATCGGCCACGCCCTGGCCCGGGTCGCCGCCGACCGTTCCGCGCTGCGGCACGTCACCGGGTTGACGTTCGCCAAGCTGCTCGGCACCGGCTCGGCGAGCAGCCTCGGCCTGCGCGGCGCCGACCCCTGCCAGTGGGCGATGGTCTCGGTCTGGGAGACGCCGTCGGCGGCCCGGTCGTTCGAGCGGTCCGCGCAGGTGCGGGCCTGGTCGGTGCTGGCCGAGGAGCGGTGGCGCATCGACCTGCACCCGCTGTCCTCGCGCGGGCGGTGGTCGCGGCGGGAGCCGTTCGGCGACTTCACGGCTGCGGCCGCGCCGACCGCCACCGCCGCGGGCACGAAGGTCGCGGTGATCACCCGGGCCCGGGTCGCTCCCCGGCACGCGCTCACCTTCCGCCGGGCGGTCCCGCCGGTGGTCGCGGACCTCGCCCGGGCCGAGGGGCTGCTGTTCGCGGCCGGGATCGGTGAGGCGCCGATCGGGCTGAAGGGGACGTTCAGCCTCTGGCAGGACGCGGCCTCGCTGCGCCGGTTCGCCTACGGCCGGCCGGCGCACAGCGAGGTCGTCCGTCGGACCCCCGAGGTCGGCTGGTACAGCGAGGAGCTGTTCGCGCGGTTCGCGGTGCTCGGCTCCCGCGGCACGCTTGGCGGACGCGATCCGCTGCTGGCCCTGCTCCCCGACCCGACGTTGACGGCTCGTTGA
- a CDS encoding DNA polymerase Y family protein: MPVRMLAVHYPDWPAVAAGVAADQPGAVLAAGRVVAATPAARRAGIRPGLRRREAQARCPEITLVPDDPGRAARVFEPLVAAVESVAPGVEVRGPGDCVVPVRGVARYFGGVEAALAEVRRALTAAWPAAVRSAGAVGPAPRCGLGVADGPFAAGIAARGEAVVPLGGTAAFLAPHPVDLLGDAELVDLLRRLGLVTLGSFAALPAADVAARFGPPGDWAHRLARGEDPRPVTPREHPVDLGVVTAFDPPAERVEQAAFAARRLAEQAHDRLRDHGLACTGIRMEAETGHGEHHVRTWRHDGPLAAAAITDRVRWQLDGWLAGSASAGDEVAHAAMPTRPRGAAGSGPTAGVVRLRIEPVGLVPAAGRQLGLWGEPGAAAARVGRALTRVQGLLGPDAVLTAVVGGGRDPGDRIRLVPWGEPRVATGLDRPWPGTLPAPAPTLVHRPPLVASVLDDAGEPVGVSARCTVTAPPARLAIGAGSPMPVTGWAGPWPVDERWWDADARRRARFQISVAEGGAYLLAVAGGRWWVEASYD, translated from the coding sequence ATGCCGGTCCGCATGCTCGCCGTGCACTACCCGGACTGGCCGGCCGTCGCGGCCGGGGTCGCGGCGGACCAGCCCGGCGCGGTGCTGGCCGCCGGGCGGGTCGTCGCCGCGACCCCCGCCGCCCGGCGCGCCGGGATCCGCCCGGGGCTGCGCCGCCGGGAGGCGCAGGCCCGCTGTCCCGAGATCACCCTCGTGCCCGACGACCCCGGCCGCGCCGCCCGGGTCTTCGAGCCGTTGGTCGCCGCGGTGGAGTCGGTGGCCCCCGGCGTCGAGGTGCGCGGCCCGGGTGACTGCGTCGTCCCGGTACGCGGCGTCGCCCGGTACTTCGGCGGGGTCGAGGCCGCCCTCGCCGAGGTCCGCCGGGCGCTGACGGCGGCCTGGCCCGCCGCGGTCCGGTCGGCCGGGGCGGTCGGGCCGGCGCCGCGCTGCGGCCTCGGGGTGGCCGACGGGCCGTTCGCGGCCGGGATCGCGGCCCGCGGCGAGGCGGTCGTCCCCCTCGGGGGGACCGCGGCCTTCCTCGCCCCGCATCCCGTCGACCTGCTCGGCGACGCCGAGCTCGTCGATCTGCTCCGCCGGCTGGGACTGGTCACGCTCGGGAGCTTCGCCGCGCTCCCGGCGGCCGACGTCGCCGCCCGGTTCGGGCCGCCCGGAGACTGGGCGCACCGCCTCGCCCGCGGCGAGGACCCCCGCCCGGTGACCCCGCGCGAGCATCCGGTCGACCTCGGCGTCGTCACGGCGTTCGACCCGCCGGCCGAGCGGGTCGAACAGGCGGCCTTCGCCGCCCGCCGGCTCGCCGAGCAGGCCCATGATCGGCTCCGCGACCACGGGCTGGCCTGCACCGGGATCCGGATGGAGGCGGAGACCGGCCACGGGGAACACCATGTGCGGACGTGGCGCCACGACGGCCCGCTCGCGGCCGCGGCCATCACGGACCGCGTCCGCTGGCAGCTCGACGGCTGGCTGGCCGGTTCGGCCTCGGCCGGCGACGAGGTCGCCCACGCCGCCATGCCGACCCGGCCGCGGGGGGCGGCCGGATCGGGGCCCACGGCCGGGGTGGTCCGGCTCCGGATCGAACCGGTGGGGCTGGTGCCCGCAGCCGGTCGCCAGCTCGGGCTGTGGGGGGAGCCGGGGGCGGCCGCCGCGCGGGTCGGCCGCGCCCTCACCCGGGTGCAGGGGCTGCTCGGTCCGGACGCCGTCCTCACCGCGGTGGTCGGCGGTGGCCGCGATCCCGGGGACCGGATCCGCCTGGTGCCCTGGGGAGAACCCCGGGTGGCCACCGGGCTGGATCGACCCTGGCCCGGGACCCTGCCGGCCCCGGCCCCGACCCTCGTGCACCGACCCCCGCTGGTGGCCAGCGTCCTCGACGACGCCGGGGAGCCGGTGGGGGTCAGCGCCCGGTGCACGGTGACCGCGCCGCCCGCGCGGCTGGCGATCGGCGCGGGCTCGCCGATGCCGGTGACCGGCTGGGCGGGGCCGTGGCCGGTGGACGAGCGCTGGTGGGACGCCGACGCCCGCCGGCGGGCCCGTTTCCAGATCAGCGTCGCCGAGGGGGGCGCCTACCTGCTCGCCGTCGCGGGCGGGCGGTGGTGGGTGGAGGCGTCCTATGACTGA
- a CDS encoding BTAD domain-containing putative transcriptional regulator has protein sequence MPDRDSLQFAILGPLEVTAAGTPVSLGGAQRKVLMTVLLLEAGRAVSIPRLMEVIWGDSPPEGALRTLRTHVSELRRVMADDRPPRVLLRRGAGYLLDVRAEQIDVERVRRLLAQGRRAVDDGDPVSAIAPLQEAQSLWRGPPLVDVADHPFAHGYAEALTELQLDVTKTRIAADLSLGRHREVIGDLRMLVARHPHDDGLRRELVVAFYRDGRTEDAARACRDGLEALHELGLDSAMLRRLQEDVLRGAPDLAWAPPRSLGRPAQVAPAGAGGHQLPPDTPEYTGRDTIQARAHAVLTDQAALARGTVTAAFAGKAGAGKTALAVHIAHRIRAGFTDALYVDLRGTSEPLEPTRVLARFVQGLGVSRAAVPTDPDDLAEMYQELLATRKVLIILDNAAGEAQLRPLMPTSPGCAVLITSRSRLHGLTVPYWMVDVLIPSDAVELLAKVVGAARVDAEPEAARDIVGLCGYLPLAIQIAGRKLAAHPHWRLARLAGRLANERDRLSWLEVGDLEVRASFSLSYEGRPADEQRAFRLLSLPAVNDFAPWAAAAVLDVDLDEAEDVVDRLADAQLLERRGVDATGTERYRFHDLLRVFARERETGVGTAIGQPASKTSGAHPGSADGERAGNGHAGDGHGGRPPGVAPEGGVAAGGDGGHGASDAAKPDDSPALSGEHQAALSRLLYAYQVMLREAVDTFSPGRVRTLSADGPDAGFAAQAAARFARADLAEVVRRPLVWFGGERSNLLALVEQAQAAGLDPPTWLLAVEAAEFYAFAAHWADWARTHALGLAAARRTGHRLAEAELLTSLGEREIVLTFEEAFWRLDAAGADPDGEPAVAVTQDALERLALATERFTRAREIFAGFGAELGEARAVRGLADACRGRGEFAAALDHFEACLGTMRRAGARRLEAETLVAVAMTHGDRRELADAITCLTMSLSIARELANRPLEAQAQRRLGDLYRYRERPEQALAAYNESLPLLAELPDLLWEPRVLVRRGDILAQLDDHPAARRSWQQGITLLRQQGSPELAAAEDRLSAPVTTEPTQFTGGRLLGAFEPAYFIARVAASRRSVRLLNTWTDLVSAPHRDAFTDAVLAAIDAGAIVQILLLDPDSPAAAARTADLSHRIDVPAEIRANLLVLDGLRERLTPVLRPRLAVRLYAEQPLTTYHRWDSGALVSSFPVGYSSAAATQHEATISSTLVQFVEQHFERLWSPAGSAALDDYLRVPLQVLRSDADPVDVRAEFVRLDGAVYVASAELAALLRQGGPDGLVTAVAGDGRHALSGIGRARVVPLRDDAGAGVVAAAFTQKYGAARDGLLRLSSVRS, from the coding sequence ATGCCCGACCGCGACAGCCTGCAGTTCGCCATCCTGGGTCCGCTGGAGGTCACCGCGGCCGGGACACCCGTCTCGCTGGGCGGCGCCCAGCGCAAGGTCCTGATGACCGTTCTGCTGCTCGAGGCCGGCAGGGCCGTGTCGATCCCCCGGCTGATGGAGGTGATCTGGGGCGACTCTCCCCCGGAGGGTGCGCTGCGCACGCTGCGCACCCACGTCAGCGAGCTGCGGCGGGTGATGGCGGACGACAGGCCGCCGCGGGTGCTGCTGCGCAGGGGCGCGGGCTACCTGCTCGACGTGCGGGCCGAGCAGATCGACGTCGAGCGGGTGCGGCGGCTGCTGGCGCAGGGCCGCCGCGCGGTGGACGACGGCGACCCGGTGAGCGCGATCGCCCCGCTGCAGGAGGCCCAGTCGCTGTGGCGGGGGCCGCCGCTGGTCGACGTCGCGGACCATCCGTTCGCGCACGGCTACGCGGAGGCGCTTACCGAGCTCCAGCTCGACGTGACCAAGACGCGGATCGCCGCCGACCTGTCCCTGGGCCGGCACCGGGAGGTCATCGGCGACCTGCGGATGCTGGTCGCCCGTCATCCGCACGACGACGGGCTGCGCCGGGAGCTGGTCGTCGCCTTCTACCGCGACGGCCGGACGGAGGACGCCGCCCGGGCCTGCCGCGACGGCCTGGAGGCCCTGCACGAGCTCGGGCTGGACTCTGCGATGCTGCGCCGGCTGCAGGAGGACGTGCTGCGCGGGGCGCCGGATCTCGCCTGGGCGCCGCCGCGCTCGCTGGGCCGCCCCGCCCAGGTCGCGCCCGCCGGCGCCGGCGGCCACCAGCTCCCGCCGGACACCCCGGAGTACACCGGGCGGGACACCATCCAGGCCCGGGCGCACGCCGTGCTCACCGATCAGGCGGCCCTGGCCCGGGGCACCGTCACGGCGGCCTTCGCCGGCAAGGCCGGCGCGGGCAAGACGGCACTGGCCGTGCACATCGCGCACCGCATCCGCGCCGGGTTCACCGACGCCCTGTACGTGGATCTGCGCGGCACCAGCGAGCCGCTGGAGCCGACGCGGGTGCTCGCCCGGTTCGTCCAGGGGCTCGGGGTCAGCCGGGCCGCGGTCCCCACCGATCCGGACGACCTGGCGGAGATGTACCAGGAGCTGCTCGCCACCCGCAAGGTGCTGATCATTCTGGACAACGCGGCGGGTGAGGCACAGCTACGTCCGCTCATGCCGACGAGCCCGGGCTGCGCCGTGCTCATCACCAGCCGGTCGCGGCTGCACGGGCTCACCGTGCCGTACTGGATGGTCGACGTCCTCATCCCCAGCGACGCGGTGGAGCTGCTGGCCAAGGTGGTCGGGGCGGCGCGGGTCGACGCCGAGCCCGAGGCGGCGCGCGACATCGTCGGCCTGTGCGGGTACCTGCCGCTGGCCATCCAGATCGCCGGGCGCAAGCTGGCCGCGCATCCGCACTGGCGGCTGGCGCGCCTGGCCGGCCGGCTCGCCAACGAGCGGGACCGGTTGTCCTGGCTGGAGGTCGGCGACCTGGAGGTCCGGGCCAGCTTCTCGCTGAGCTACGAGGGTCGGCCGGCCGACGAGCAGCGTGCCTTCCGGCTGCTGTCGCTGCCCGCGGTCAACGACTTCGCGCCGTGGGCCGCCGCGGCCGTGCTCGACGTCGATCTGGACGAGGCCGAGGACGTCGTCGACCGCCTCGCCGACGCGCAGCTGCTGGAGCGGCGTGGCGTCGACGCCACCGGCACCGAACGTTACCGGTTCCACGACCTGCTGCGGGTGTTCGCCCGGGAGCGGGAGACCGGCGTCGGGACCGCGATCGGCCAGCCCGCGTCGAAGACGTCGGGCGCCCACCCGGGGTCCGCGGACGGGGAGCGGGCGGGGAACGGCCACGCGGGGGACGGCCACGGCGGGCGGCCCCCGGGGGTCGCGCCCGAAGGTGGCGTCGCCGCCGGCGGCGACGGCGGGCACGGCGCCTCCGACGCCGCGAAACCCGACGATTCGCCGGCGTTGTCCGGTGAACACCAAGCGGCGCTGAGCCGACTGCTGTACGCCTATCAGGTGATGCTGCGTGAGGCGGTCGACACCTTCAGCCCCGGACGCGTCCGGACCCTGTCCGCCGACGGGCCGGACGCCGGCTTCGCCGCGCAGGCCGCCGCCCGGTTCGCCCGCGCGGACCTCGCCGAGGTCGTCCGCCGGCCGCTGGTCTGGTTCGGCGGGGAGCGTTCGAACCTGCTCGCCCTCGTCGAACAGGCGCAGGCCGCCGGGCTCGACCCGCCGACCTGGCTGCTCGCCGTCGAGGCCGCGGAGTTCTACGCGTTCGCGGCGCACTGGGCCGACTGGGCGCGCACCCATGCGCTGGGCCTGGCCGCCGCCCGCCGCACGGGGCACCGCCTCGCCGAGGCCGAACTGCTCACCAGTCTCGGGGAACGGGAGATCGTCCTGACGTTCGAGGAGGCGTTCTGGCGGTTGGACGCCGCCGGGGCCGATCCCGACGGCGAGCCCGCGGTGGCGGTCACCCAGGACGCGCTCGAGCGCCTGGCGCTGGCCACCGAGCGTTTCACCCGGGCACGGGAGATCTTCGCCGGGTTCGGGGCGGAGCTGGGCGAGGCACGGGCCGTGCGCGGGCTCGCCGACGCCTGCCGCGGCCGCGGCGAGTTCGCCGCCGCGCTGGATCACTTCGAGGCCTGTCTGGGCACGATGCGTCGGGCCGGGGCCCGCCGCCTCGAGGCGGAGACGCTGGTCGCCGTCGCCATGACCCACGGCGACCGCAGGGAGCTCGCCGACGCCATCACCTGCCTGACGATGAGCCTGTCGATCGCCCGGGAGCTTGCCAACCGGCCGCTGGAGGCGCAGGCCCAGCGGCGGCTGGGCGATCTCTACCGCTACCGGGAGCGCCCCGAACAGGCGCTGGCGGCCTACAACGAGAGCCTGCCGCTGCTGGCCGAGCTGCCCGACCTGTTGTGGGAGCCGCGCGTGCTGGTGCGCCGCGGCGACATCCTCGCCCAGCTCGACGACCATCCGGCGGCCCGGCGTTCCTGGCAGCAGGGCATCACGCTGCTGCGCCAGCAGGGCTCCCCGGAGCTGGCCGCCGCCGAGGACCGGCTGAGCGCGCCGGTCACCACCGAGCCGACCCAGTTCACCGGCGGCCGGCTGCTCGGCGCCTTCGAACCGGCCTACTTCATCGCCCGGGTCGCCGCCTCGCGGCGCAGCGTGCGGTTACTGAACACGTGGACGGACCTGGTCTCCGCGCCGCATCGGGACGCCTTCACCGACGCGGTGCTGGCGGCGATCGACGCCGGGGCGATCGTGCAGATCCTGCTACTCGACCCGGACTCGCCGGCCGCGGCGGCGCGCACGGCCGATCTGTCGCACCGCATCGACGTACCCGCCGAGATCCGGGCGAACCTGCTGGTCCTGGACGGGCTGCGGGAGCGGCTCACCCCGGTTCTGCGTCCCCGCCTCGCCGTGCGGCTCTACGCCGAGCAGCCGCTGACGACCTACCACCGTTGGGACTCCGGCGCGCTCGTGTCAAGCTTCCCGGTCGGCTACTCCTCGGCCGCCGCGACCCAGCACGAGGCGACGATCTCCTCGACCCTCGTCCAGTTCGTCGAGCAGCACTTCGAGCGGCTGTGGAGTCCGGCGGGCAGCGCCGCCCTGGACGACTACCTGCGCGTGCCGTTGCAGGTCCTCCGGTCGGACGCCGACCCGGTCGACGTGCGCGCCGAGTTCGTCCGGCTCGACGGGGCGGTGTACGTCGCGTCCGCGGAGCTGGCCGCCCTGCTGCGCCAGGGCGGCCCGGACGGCCTGGTCACGGCCGTGGCGGGCGACGGTCGGCACGCGCTGTCCGGTATCGGCCGCGCCCGGGTGGTACCGCTGCGCGACGACGCCGGCGCCGGGGTGGTGGCGGCGGCCTTCACCCAGAAGTACGGGGCCGCGCGCGACGGCCTGCTGCGACTGTCCTCGGTGCGGAGTTGA
- a CDS encoding SAV_6107 family HEPN domain-containing protein: MAVVSRPVSGAGPAGGAVGVEGTSAGRGASSGPPGRALLPAAGLPHRSRDELLAAARRGLGEAEYAPRAGERYALAHLAALRAAAAVLADRARPRPGRRGRPVSAWCLLVRVAPELVEWADFFAAGAGRRAAAEAGLNVVGRREADDLIRQVDQFIGVVEGALGLPSQPVLAGTGPADVVAAAAVPPRRG, encoded by the coding sequence ATGGCCGTCGTGAGTCGACCTGTCAGCGGCGCGGGCCCCGCGGGCGGAGCCGTCGGGGTGGAGGGTACGTCCGCCGGGCGCGGAGCATCCAGCGGGCCGCCCGGACGGGCCCTGCTGCCCGCGGCGGGGCTGCCCCACCGTTCCCGGGACGAGCTGCTCGCCGCCGCCCGGCGCGGTCTCGGGGAGGCGGAGTACGCCCCCCGGGCCGGGGAGCGGTACGCCCTGGCTCATCTCGCCGCCCTGCGGGCCGCCGCCGCCGTGCTGGCGGATCGGGCGCGGCCCCGGCCGGGCCGCCGCGGCCGGCCGGTCAGCGCCTGGTGCCTGCTCGTGCGGGTGGCTCCCGAGCTCGTCGAATGGGCGGACTTCTTCGCGGCGGGCGCCGGTCGGCGAGCGGCCGCCGAGGCCGGCCTGAACGTGGTGGGCCGCCGCGAGGCCGACGATCTGATCCGCCAGGTCGACCAGTTCATCGGCGTCGTCGAGGGCGCGCTGGGGCTGCCGTCCCAGCCGGTGCTCGCCGGCACCGGTCCGGCCGATGTCGTGGCAGCCGCGGCCGTCCCGCCGCGGCGGGGTTAG